In a genomic window of Diadema setosum chromosome 3, eeDiaSeto1, whole genome shotgun sequence:
- the LOC140246760 gene encoding CD180 antigen-like, whose translation MHFKDSALLVLFTGIHVFIPLSTMQTVSSENHACQFHRAKRSANCRLMGLSSVPRDLPGNTEILDLSFNRITTLYNTSFFPYRHLKVLTIEFNSISFIDSGTFLMLSFLQSLDLSNNKRLPALRGDMFASIALTNVQLNGSNLAHVSDDIFRAMATTSALGLRRNVLQNVSWTDCHNVAFLFVSLSRNKFAEISEQSFVMGCSVDSLDLSENPIRLVSPATISSLKVRSLDMSEILLPEKELHHLFEGVRLSTTITSLYLRDIGLTSLRPGLFGALQGKQLRLLDLGVNRLRQLIPRGFENLTDVFELSLLGNELEAIEPVHFSGMSSLRVLSLVNNNISVINYDSGMWHTNLTTILLSFNNFERIGTHAFNGLKNLEVLDLSHNNLDPLTHVSLSDLNSLNHLRLADCSITGVLQLNVHSLKILDFHDTEGIPPPMLSPGILQRYTPLLQTINFENTNIHVLDLWDFNRGISSFEGLEDLRILNLGRTNMFFVPDGFFQNLTTLRELYLHESRLSLKASLLEGFSTLQILSLSDNEISHIPHDFLKYTIQLRDLSLAKNNLRFLNGDLFRKVNLTRLDLSYNKLVTLQFTTFEPILQTLSVLDLGQNPWVCNCSLEWLPKWVAKRSIELEYSVGTTCSYEGSFKSAAGKLLIEFDPVRECGPQYVLYFSLVAIAVCTTLGLVLIYWNRWKIRYRIFLCKIHFIGYREIVPRQQREDFQYDMCVVSHDEDEAWTEEIFRRGLEENLPQFSRLAIGDEALRLGMYYLDSVNLLVENSFKVVFLISAKALKNHMFLLKFRIALDHVNEVQMEKIVLVFLEKIPDSNLPFLVRLFLSDNREYLMWPRDPDGQCYFWEKLAKYMTVNRYSNPLVPP comes from the coding sequence ATGCATTTTAAGGACAGCGCCCTTCTCGTTCTTTTCACTGGAATACACGTCTTCATCCCGCTGTCTACAATGCAGACGGTCTCATCAGAGAATCACGCCTGTCAGTTTCACAGGGCCAAGCGCAGCGCGAACTGCCGCTTGATGGGACTATCTTCCGTGCCACGGGATCTTCCCGGCAACACTGAGATTCTCGACTTGAGCTTCAACAGGATCACTACCTTGTACAACACATCATTCTTCCCCTACAGGCATCTAAAAGTTCTGACCATTGAGTTTAACAGCATTTCGTTCATAGATAGCGGAACGTTCTTGATGCTGTCATTTCTGCAGAGTCTAGATCTATCCAACAACAAACGCCTTCCGGCACTACGTGGGGACATGTTTGCAAGCATTGCTCTTACAAACGTTCAGCTAAATGGCAGTAACCTCGCACACGTCTCAGATGACATCTTCAGGGCAATGGCCACAACATCGGCATTGGGTTTGCGTAGGAACGTTTTGCAGAACGTTAGCTGGACCGATTGTCACAACGTGGCATTTCTTTTCGTGTCGCTTTCACGGAACAAGTTTGCGGAGATTTCAGAACAGTCGTTTGTAATGGGGTGCAGCGTAGATTCTCTCGATCTGTCCGAGAACCCGATACGACTCGTTAGTCCAGCCACCATATCGTCCCTTAAAGTCCGAAGCCTTGATATGAGCGAAATACTGCTACCAGAAAAGGAGCTCCATCACCTCTTCGAGGGTGTAAGGTTGTCGACAACAATAACATCCCTGTATTTGAGAGATATAGGCCTCACCTCCTTACGACCTGGATTATTCGGTGCACTACAGGGAAAACAGCTTCGTCTGCTAGACCTTGGCGTAAATAGACTTCGACAGCTCATCCCAAGAGGTTTCGAAAATTTGACCGACGTCTTTGAGCTGTCCCTTTTGGGCAACGAATTGGAAGCGATTGAACCAGTCCACTTTTCGGGCATGTCTTCGCTACGAGTGTTGTCCCTAGTAAACAACAATATTTCAGTCATAAATTATGACAGCGGCATGTGGCACACGAATCTCACCACAATTCTTCTCTCATTCAATAACTTTGAGAGAATAGGGACGCACGCATTCAACGGTCTGAAGAATCTGGAAGTATTAGATTTATCTCATAACAATTTGGACCCACTGACGCACGTTTCGCTTTCGGATCTAAATTCGTTAAATCATCTGCGTTTGGCTGACTGCTCGATCACAGGTGTACTTCAGCTGAACGTGCACTCGCTGAAAATCTTAGACTTCCATGATACAGAAGGAATTCCCCCACCTATGCTATCCCCCGGAATACTTCAAAGATACACGCCCCTACTACAgacaataaactttgaaaacaCTAATATACACGTTCTCGATCTTTGGGATTTTAATCGAGGTATATCCTCCTTCGAAGGGTTGGAAGATTTACGTATATTGAACCTTGGTCGTACCAACATGTTCTTCGTACCCGATGGGTTTTTCCAAAACCTGACCACTTTGAGAGAGTTATACCTACATGAAAGCAGGTTGTCTTTGAAAGCTTCGCTGCTTGAAGGGTTTTCCACTCTACAAATTCTCAGTCTAAGTGATAATGAAATAAGTCACATTCCCCACGATTTTCTAAAATATACAATCCAATTGCGTGATTTATCATTAGCTAAGAATAATCTACGGTTCTTGAACGGCGATCTGTTTCGAAAAGTGAATCTAACCCGATTAGATCTTTCATACAATAAGCTAGTCACGCTACAATTTACAACATTCGAGCCTATTCTACAAACTCTCTCAGTACTTGATTTGGGACAAAATCCATGGGTTTGCAACTGTTCTCTTGAATGGTTACCTAAGTGGGTCGCTAAGAGGTCTATCGAACTTGAATATAGTGTAGGAACCACATGTTCATACGAAGGCTCATTTAAATCCGCTGCAGGAAaacttttgattgaatttgaTCCAGTTAGAGAGTGTGGTCCACAGTATGTACTCTACTTTTCATTGGTAGCGATCGCTGTGTGTACTACACTCGGTCTGGTACTGATTTACTGGAATCGCTGGAAGATCAGGTACAGAATCTTTCTGTGCAAGATCCACTTCATAGGTTACCGGGAAATCGTCCCAAGACAGCAACGGGAAGATTTCCAGTATGACATGTGCGTTGTCAGCCACGATGAGGACGAGGCATGGACGGAGGAGATCTTTCGACGAGGTCTAGAAGAGAATCTGCCTCAATTCAGCCGACTTGCTATTGGAGATGAGGCCCTGAGGCTAGGGATGTACTACCTGGATTCTGTCAACCTTCTTGTGGAAAACAGCTTCAAGGTGGTCTTTCTCATCAGCGCCAAAGCTCTCAAGAACCACATGTTCCTTCTCAAGTTCCGAATCGCCCTGGACCATGTTAATGAAGTCCAGATGGAAAAGATTGTGCTTGTGTTTCTGGAAAAAATACCGGACTCCAACCTGCCATTTTTAGTCCGTCTCTTCCTCAGTGATAATCGCGAGTACCTCATGTGGCCGCGAGACCCTGACGGGCAGTGCTACTTCTGGGAAAAGCTAGCAAAATACATGACAGTTAACAGATACTCTAACCCACTTGTTCCTCCATAG